The Thermoplasmata archaeon genome has a segment encoding these proteins:
- a CDS encoding tripartite tricarboxylate transporter permease, giving the protein MIDIGIALFYIGFALLGVLVSAVLCLVPGLHVYNVMGFAFLIYFAFLNDIHDHMYFIMFLVGLVVGYSILFTIPTIYLSAPDDSTVWIMYPSQKYLMQGRGHEAVLLTTLGAIVGVLIMLIAIPLFMQQLKLLREIVKPHMFWIVGAVVMFILLSEFPKDFDRGTSRLKKLWVGWSTILAGYLTFLLSSILGIIIFNKTIVPVDRAFQTLGAVFIGMFAASSLLVAIFADKEIPKQTVSKSVEVKKEEIFRGGVGGTLGGLFAAFIPAVTAGVGALLAGHATAAKGERTFIISQGSNRVLYFVGAIVLFFTAIGMRKGALTIGMNLFYTPETQAELFLVLGGIAFCAAFALVLILLMSRGVLKLIQKVRYQTLSLIALICVTLIVFFMLSWQGLIIYLVSTGIGLIPVLFHSRRMSCLAVILVPIWLNMSGIGGDVAAGLGLF; this is encoded by the coding sequence TTGATTGACATTGGCATTGCACTGTTTTACATTGGATTTGCACTTCTGGGTGTTTTGGTCTCCGCAGTTCTCTGCCTTGTCCCAGGTCTTCATGTTTACAATGTGATGGGTTTTGCCTTCCTGATTTACTTTGCATTTCTCAACGACATTCATGACCACATGTATTTTATCATGTTTCTTGTGGGTCTGGTTGTTGGCTATTCAATCCTATTCACGATTCCCACAATCTATCTTAGTGCTCCAGATGACTCTACTGTATGGATAATGTATCCAAGCCAGAAATACCTGATGCAGGGCAGAGGGCACGAGGCCGTGCTTCTTACTACATTGGGTGCAATTGTGGGCGTCCTCATAATGTTGATTGCAATCCCTCTGTTCATGCAGCAACTCAAACTTTTGCGGGAAATAGTTAAACCCCACATGTTCTGGATTGTAGGTGCGGTTGTGATGTTCATCTTGCTTTCGGAATTTCCAAAGGATTTTGACAGAGGCACATCAAGGCTCAAAAAACTCTGGGTTGGTTGGAGCACAATTCTTGCTGGCTATCTTACCTTCTTGCTTTCTAGCATTCTCGGCATCATTATTTTTAACAAAACAATTGTGCCAGTAGACAGAGCATTTCAGACACTTGGTGCTGTCTTCATTGGGATGTTTGCTGCCTCCAGCCTCCTGGTAGCAATTTTCGCAGATAAGGAGATTCCAAAGCAAACAGTTTCAAAAAGTGTTGAGGTAAAGAAAGAGGAAATATTCAGAGGCGGTGTTGGTGGAACACTTGGTGGACTCTTTGCTGCCTTCATCCCAGCAGTCACTGCAGGTGTCGGTGCGCTGCTTGCAGGTCATGCTACAGCAGCCAAAGGAGAGCGAACCTTCATCATTTCTCAGGGCTCAAACAGAGTGCTTTATTTTGTAGGTGCCATCGTGCTCTTCTTCACTGCCATAGGAATGCGTAAAGGTGCCCTCACAATTGGAATGAATCTTTTCTACACACCAGAAACACAAGCAGAGCTTTTCCTCGTGCTTGGAGGAATTGCATTCTGTGCTGCGTTTGCTCTCGTGCTTATCCTTTTGATGTCCAGAGGCGTTTTGAAACTCATTCAGAAAGTACGGTATCAAACCCTCTCCCTCATTGCCCTGATTTGTGTGACCCTCATTGTGTTCTTCATGTTAAGCTGGCAGGGACTTATAATCTATCTGGTTTCAACAGGGATTGGCTTAATTCCAGTGCTTTTCCATTCCAGAAGGATGAGTTGCCTTGCCGTGATTCTTGTTCCTATCTGGCTTAACATGTCTGGCATAGGCGGAGATGTTGCGGCTGGGTTGGGGCTGTTTTGA
- a CDS encoding OB-fold nucleic acid binding domain-containing protein encodes MEGSKDGIDFTHCPKCKRFVGPLEECPFCGADVPKKKSTIYLKYSALAIAVVGTLLLIPWAASLETPLIKVKDIYPGYNNAVIKVKGIVPDTPSFYDNPTGKAFYFSVDDGTGIMPIKVYDDVVRDMLALNSRGKPLIPAFGDRVEISGSLQYRSNDFYLIVNHVNQIKITRGEPAEVTIKEILSYTQENEGTRVMVRGNVTSIREYSFAYDYVIQDFQGYKIDVFVPKSLGNLTGALPEIKEKNEIRVAGALKYYKSGNTWKWEIIPSASWEIEVLA; translated from the coding sequence ATGGAAGGAAGTAAAGACGGAATTGACTTCACTCATTGTCCGAAGTGCAAGAGATTTGTAGGTCCACTTGAAGAATGTCCATTCTGCGGTGCCGATGTTCCCAAAAAGAAGAGTACAATTTATCTCAAATATTCTGCCCTTGCAATTGCTGTAGTCGGCACACTTCTTCTCATACCCTGGGCAGCATCGCTTGAAACACCGCTAATAAAGGTAAAGGATATCTATCCCGGCTATAACAACGCTGTGATAAAGGTGAAGGGTATTGTTCCAGATACCCCTTCTTTCTATGATAACCCCACAGGCAAAGCATTTTATTTCTCAGTTGATGACGGCACTGGAATTATGCCGATAAAGGTCTATGACGATGTAGTGCGAGACATGCTTGCGCTCAACTCTAGAGGAAAACCCCTGATCCCAGCATTTGGTGACCGTGTGGAGATTTCAGGCAGTTTGCAGTATCGCAGCAACGATTTTTATTTGATTGTGAATCATGTGAACCAGATAAAGATAACCCGCGGAGAACCTGCGGAAGTTACTATAAAAGAAATTCTTTCTTACACACAGGAAAATGAGGGTACAAGGGTGATGGTAAGAGGCAATGTAACAAGTATCAGAGAGTATTCCTTTGCCTATGATTATGTTATCCAGGATTTTCAGGGCTACAAAATAGATGTGTTTGTACCAAAATCCCTTGGCAATCTCACGGGGGCATTGCCGGAAATAAAGGAAAAGAATGAGATTCGGGTGGCAGGTGCACTTAAATACTATAAATCGGGAAATACATGGAAATGGGAAATAATTCCATCTGCATCATGGGAAATAGAGGTGCTGGCATGA
- a CDS encoding PKD domain-containing protein, giving the protein MVELALKKIQIIAAVLIVVVLISAVAIVLMMSKPKPEENRPPVANFTMDKTSAKINEPVTFTSTSYDPDGNETIVKHLWEFGDGSNKTGNLRNTVHAYSQPGVYTVTLTVEDEKGAQNSVSKTLSVTQEVFDEYQNVTVNELLTNSQNYLEKKVRLNGCIVADKGYYSSNLTNSTTFYVVDDGGTRGLNIYTEANATRPVSISYNEKLVIKGTFTTYKEAFELKVSAGTPDAVETTGTFGNNAYSTYTVASLLANAPAANYSFVKIENAIVDWVNKSYKYTIRDEGTSENITVYCEFGSNNPSVSAGANVSVQGWFKYYSKEGVWEITIRNGTDDKVELQGVTYISVTVNELLANPASYLNKSVELSNVVYAYKVHWNASNVSDYVSFYVVDNTGIRGVNVFGTYNATRPSVVHYGDLLHIKGKFELYNNAYEIYVSKSTTPDLIDKTGTGGNNNYQSYSDINTLLGSTTTANNSFVRLENMVVDYVYASYRFTIRDTSTSTNITVYGEYGANIPSVSAGMTVNVSGWFTWYSTGAYWEIVIRNATTDSVEVYGQSQNYTAVTVNELLANPNNYLNKNVELNNVVYAYKVHWNASNISDYVSFYAIDNSGIRGVNVYATYDATRPSVVYYGDLLHIKGKFELYNNAYEIYVGKSTTPDLIDKTGTGGSNNYQSYSDINTLLGSTTTANNSFVRLENMVVDYVYASYRFTIRDTSTSTNITVYGEYGANIPSVSAGMSVNVSGWFTWYSTGAYWEIVIRNATTDSVEVYGQSQNYTAVTVNELLANPNNYLNKNVELNNVVYAYKVHWNASNISDYVSFYAIDNSGIRGVNVYATYDATRPSVVYYGDLLHIKGKFELYNNAYEIYVGKSTTPDLIDKTGTGGNNNYQSYSDINTLLGSTTTANNSFVRLENMVVDYVYASYRFTIRDTSTSTNITVYGEYGANIPSVSAGMSVNVSGWFTWYSTGAYWEIVIRNATTDSVEVYGQSQNYTTVTVNELLANPNNYLNKNVELNNVVYAYKVHWNASNISDYVSFYAIDNSGIRGVNVYATYDATRPSVVYYGDLLHIKGKFELYNNAYEIYVGKSTTPDLIDKTGTGGNNNYQSYSDINTLLGSTTTANNSFVRLENMVVDYVYASYRFTIRDTSTSTNITVYGEYGANIPSVSAGMSVNVSGWFTWYSTGAYWEIVIRNATTDSVEVGSQSPYTQVSVATLLANPNQYNNTEVCIKNAYVDWAKTTYNFNIRDSPSDLTNLTIYVSKNAKAQSIYTGYYVDVYGVFEWYATGGYWEIYIRNYTDDMVIAVFAYQAVTISALLSNPSIYLSQNVTLDYAVITEITANYYLFNVTDNSTSQKLTIYVQKNATSPATLSVGQAVKIKGVFKLYNSTYEIQVRNYSTDAVILITLNEIECSGGITWKEVKTELTSLIVRSARDL; this is encoded by the coding sequence GTGGTAGAATTGGCGCTTAAGAAGATACAGATAATAGCTGCCGTGCTTATCGTTGTGGTGCTGATAAGTGCTGTCGCGATTGTTTTGATGATGTCCAAACCAAAACCTGAAGAAAATCGTCCGCCAGTGGCAAATTTTACAATGGACAAAACAAGTGCAAAAATCAATGAGCCAGTAACATTCACTTCTACATCCTATGATCCAGATGGCAACGAAACCATAGTGAAACATCTCTGGGAATTTGGGGATGGTTCCAACAAGACAGGAAATTTACGGAATACAGTGCATGCCTATTCTCAGCCAGGTGTTTACACAGTAACACTTACGGTAGAAGACGAGAAGGGTGCACAGAACAGCGTTAGCAAGACATTGAGTGTCACACAGGAGGTCTTTGATGAATATCAGAATGTGACTGTAAACGAACTTCTTACCAACAGCCAGAATTACCTTGAGAAGAAAGTGCGTTTGAATGGTTGTATTGTTGCGGATAAGGGCTACTATTCCTCAAATCTTACAAACAGTACAACATTTTATGTGGTAGATGATGGTGGCACAAGAGGGTTAAACATTTACACAGAAGCAAATGCTACAAGGCCTGTCTCAATAAGTTACAATGAAAAGCTGGTTATCAAAGGCACATTCACCACATACAAGGAGGCATTCGAACTCAAGGTGAGTGCTGGCACACCAGACGCCGTAGAGACAACTGGAACTTTTGGAAACAATGCTTATTCGACCTATACTGTGGCTTCGCTGCTTGCAAATGCACCCGCTGCAAACTACTCATTTGTAAAAATAGAAAATGCAATTGTGGACTGGGTCAATAAATCCTACAAGTACACAATTCGAGATGAAGGCACCAGTGAAAACATTACTGTTTACTGCGAATTTGGTTCCAATAATCCAAGTGTTTCTGCAGGTGCAAATGTTTCTGTGCAGGGCTGGTTTAAGTACTATTCTAAGGAAGGGGTCTGGGAAATCACAATAAGAAACGGAACAGATGATAAGGTTGAACTTCAGGGAGTTACATACATTTCAGTTACCGTGAATGAGTTACTCGCAAACCCTGCCAGTTACCTGAACAAGAGTGTGGAATTGAGCAATGTGGTCTATGCCTACAAGGTGCACTGGAATGCCAGCAATGTCAGTGATTATGTGAGTTTCTATGTTGTTGACAATACTGGAATAAGGGGCGTGAATGTTTTCGGCACCTACAATGCGACAAGACCTTCCGTTGTGCATTATGGTGATTTGCTGCACATCAAGGGCAAATTTGAGCTTTACAACAATGCGTATGAAATTTATGTTAGCAAGTCCACAACACCTGACTTGATTGACAAGACAGGCACAGGTGGAAACAACAATTACCAGAGTTACTCGGACATCAATACTCTGCTTGGTTCTACAACAACAGCCAACAATTCGTTTGTGCGGCTTGAGAACATGGTTGTAGATTATGTGTATGCATCATACAGATTCACAATAAGGGATACAAGCACAAGCACGAACATAACGGTGTATGGCGAATACGGAGCTAACATTCCATCGGTAAGTGCGGGAATGACTGTTAATGTCTCTGGCTGGTTTACCTGGTATTCCACCGGTGCTTACTGGGAGATTGTAATCAGAAATGCAACCACTGATAGTGTAGAAGTTTACGGCCAGTCCCAGAACTACACAGCGGTCACAGTGAATGAATTGCTTGCAAATCCAAACAATTACCTGAATAAGAATGTGGAGTTAAACAATGTGGTCTATGCTTATAAGGTCCATTGGAATGCCAGTAATATCAGCGATTATGTCAGTTTCTATGCTATTGACAATTCTGGAATAAGAGGGGTAAATGTGTACGCTACATACGATGCGACAAGACCTTCCGTTGTGTATTATGGTGATTTGCTGCACATCAAGGGCAAATTTGAGCTTTACAACAATGCGTATGAAATTTATGTTGGCAAGTCCACAACACCTGACTTGATTGACAAGACAGGCACAGGTGGAAGCAACAATTACCAGAGTTACTCGGACATCAATACACTGCTTGGTTCTACAACAACAGCCAACAATTCGTTTGTGCGGCTTGAGAACATGGTTGTAGATTATGTGTATGCATCATACAGATTCACAATAAGGGATACAAGCACAAGCACGAACATAACGGTGTATGGCGAATACGGAGCTAACATTCCCTCGGTAAGTGCGGGAATGAGCGTAAATGTCTCTGGCTGGTTTACCTGGTATTCCACCGGTGCTTACTGGGAGATTGTAATCAGAAATGCAACCACTGATAGTGTAGAAGTTTACGGCCAGTCCCAGAACTACACAGCGGTCACAGTGAATGAATTGCTTGCAAATCCAAACAATTACCTGAATAAGAATGTGGAGTTAAACAATGTGGTCTATGCTTATAAGGTCCATTGGAATGCCAGTAATATCAGCGATTATGTCAGTTTCTATGCTATTGACAATTCTGGAATAAGAGGGGTAAATGTGTACGCTACATATGATGCGACAAGACCTTCCGTTGTGTATTATGGTGATTTGCTGCACATCAAGGGCAAATTTGAGCTTTACAACAATGCGTATGAAATTTATGTTGGCAAGTCCACAACACCTGACTTGATTGACAAAACAGGCACAGGTGGAAACAACAATTACCAGAGCTATTCAGATATCAATACTCTGCTTGGTTCTACAACAACAGCCAACAATTCGTTTGTGCGGCTTGAGAACATGGTTGTAGATTATGTGTATGCATCATACAGATTCACAATAAGGGATACAAGCACAAGCACGAACATAACGGTGTATGGCGAATACGGTGCAAACATTCCCTCGGTAAGTGCGGGAATGAGCGTAAATGTCTCTGGCTGGTTTACATGGTATTCCACCGGTGCTTACTGGGAGATTGTAATCAGAAATGCAACCACTGATAGTGTAGAAGTTTACGGCCAGTCCCAGAACTACACAACGGTTACAGTGAATGAATTGCTTGCAAATCCAAACAATTACCTGAATAAGAATGTGGAGTTAAACAATGTGGTCTATGCTTATAAGGTCCATTGGAATGCCAGTAATATCAGCGATTATGTCAGTTTCTATGCTATTGACAATTCTGGAATAAGAGGGGTAAATGTGTACGCTACATATGATGCGACAAGACCTTCCGTTGTGTATTATGGTGATTTGCTGCACATCAAGGGCAAATTTGAGCTTTACAACAATGCGTATGAAATTTATGTTGGCAAGTCCACAACACCTGACTTGATTGACAAAACAGGCACAGGTGGAAACAACAATTACCAGAGCTATTCAGATATCAATACTCTGCTTGGTTCTACAACAACAGCCAACAATTCGTTTGTGCGGCTTGAGAACATGGTTGTAGATTATGTGTATGCATCATACAGGTTCACAATAAGGGATACAAGCACAAGCACGAACATAACGGTGTATGGCGAATACGGTGCAAACATTCCCTCGGTAAGTGCGGGAATGAGCGTAAATGTCTCTGGCTGGTTTACATGGTATTCCACCGGTGCTTACTGGGAGATTGTAATCAGAAATGCAACCACTGATAGTGTGGAAGTGGGCAGCCAATCTCCCTACACCCAGGTGTCAGTTGCCACTCTGCTTGCAAATCCAAACCAGTACAACAATACTGAGGTGTGTATAAAGAATGCCTATGTTGACTGGGCAAAAACCACATACAACTTCAATATAAGGGACTCTCCTAGCGACCTTACTAATCTGACTATCTATGTTTCAAAAAATGCTAAAGCTCAATCAATCTACACTGGCTATTATGTTGATGTTTATGGTGTGTTCGAGTGGTATGCAACTGGCGGTTACTGGGAAATCTACATACGAAACTACACAGATGATATGGTAATTGCGGTTTTTGCATATCAGGCAGTAACAATTTCCGCGCTTCTTTCAAATCCATCAATCTATCTCTCCCAGAATGTGACGCTAGATTATGCAGTAATTACAGAGATTACAGCGAACTACTATCTCTTTAATGTAACTGACAATTCTACGAGTCAGAAACTCACAATTTATGTGCAGAAGAATGCCACTTCTCCAGCAACGCTCTCAGTCGGGCAGGCTGTGAAAATAAAAGGAGTTTTCAAACTCTATAATTCCACATATGAAATTCAGGTGAGAAATTATTCTACAGATGCAGTTATTTTGATAACGCTAAACGAAATTGAATGTTCTGGAGGTATAACATGGAAGGAAGTAAAGACGGAATTGACTTCACTCATTGTCCGAAGTGCAAGAGATTTGTAG
- a CDS encoding type II CAAX endopeptidase family protein yields MSQIKDERINLLLFFVITFVISWSLWAVEIFMKVSLFLAPFGPTIAAFVLTLVNEGSAGAKKLLKRGVDLKFKKIWLIPIFFLMPCIIGLSLVLAVLAGDQVPEFTVLAQPWIIPIAFFYIFFLGGPLCEEFGWRGYALDRLQSRFNALVSGIIIGLIWGVWHLPLFFMENQDIYRNVPIWGFILGTVFLSILFTWIYNNTGGSILAALFFHTMGNLSHFIIPAMATTWGGLFSVILNIVVVSIIIVVWGYRKMVRENGGLQISRDLKGETQHR; encoded by the coding sequence ATGAGCCAAATTAAAGATGAGAGAATAAATTTGTTACTGTTTTTTGTGATAACCTTTGTGATTTCCTGGTCGCTCTGGGCAGTTGAAATTTTCATGAAAGTGTCGTTATTTCTTGCTCCCTTTGGCCCAACAATCGCTGCATTTGTGCTTACACTGGTGAATGAGGGGAGTGCAGGTGCAAAAAAATTGCTCAAGAGAGGAGTTGACCTCAAATTCAAGAAAATCTGGCTAATCCCAATCTTCTTCCTTATGCCCTGCATTATCGGGCTTTCCCTTGTTCTTGCGGTGTTAGCAGGAGACCAAGTGCCAGAATTCACTGTTTTAGCCCAGCCATGGATAATTCCGATTGCCTTCTTTTACATCTTTTTCCTGGGTGGGCCACTGTGTGAGGAATTTGGTTGGCGAGGTTATGCATTGGACAGATTACAGAGCCGCTTCAATGCTCTTGTTTCCGGTATAATTATTGGACTGATTTGGGGAGTATGGCACCTTCCGTTGTTCTTCATGGAGAATCAGGATATATACAGGAATGTTCCAATATGGGGTTTCATTCTCGGCACTGTGTTTCTCTCAATTCTGTTTACATGGATTTACAACAATACGGGAGGGAGTATTCTTGCGGCACTGTTTTTCCACACGATGGGAAACCTTTCGCATTTTATAATCCCAGCAATGGCAACCACCTGGGGCGGTCTTTTCTCTGTCATCCTGAACATAGTTGTGGTTTCAATTATAATTGTGGTATGGGGATACAGAAAGATGGTGCGTGAGAATGGTGGACTCCAGATTTCGCGGGATCTAAAGGGCGAAACTCAGCACCGCTGA
- the truA gene encoding tRNA pseudouridine(38-40) synthase TruA — protein MRIAVKFGYDGTLFHGYQRQKNAETVEGRILSFLVDKNLLSANPRFASASRTDAGVSALGNVVAFNTPENPEKILGMLNTISDGIWFYGYAIVSEKFNPRHAKERWYRYFLSKEEFVEKKKLEQFLSTFTGVHDFRNFARPSERKTVRKIFKIEVRDAGYFWAVDIYGSSFLWGMVRKIIGAVGEVFHGRVRTTQIVDALEGKTTIDFPLAPPDYLILMDVRYDFDFIVTERVKRTLRKKIEKRFRNIAVENEIYGNLRKIGSVEYFNF, from the coding sequence ATGCGAATTGCTGTTAAGTTTGGATACGATGGCACTTTGTTTCATGGGTATCAGCGACAGAAAAATGCAGAGACGGTGGAAGGGAGAATTCTGAGCTTTTTGGTGGATAAAAACCTTCTCTCAGCTAATCCCAGATTTGCAAGTGCCTCAAGAACTGATGCTGGTGTTTCTGCCCTCGGAAATGTAGTGGCATTTAACACACCTGAAAATCCAGAGAAAATTCTAGGAATGCTGAATACAATTTCTGATGGAATCTGGTTCTATGGCTATGCTATTGTCTCGGAGAAATTTAATCCAAGACATGCAAAGGAGCGATGGTATCGGTATTTTCTTTCAAAAGAAGAATTTGTGGAAAAGAAAAAGCTGGAACAATTTCTTTCTACTTTTACAGGGGTTCACGATTTTCGGAATTTTGCGAGACCATCTGAGCGGAAAACAGTTCGGAAGATTTTCAAGATAGAGGTTAGAGATGCAGGATATTTCTGGGCGGTGGATATTTACGGCTCTAGTTTTCTCTGGGGGATGGTGAGAAAGATTATTGGGGCAGTGGGAGAAGTGTTCCATGGCAGGGTTAGAACGACCCAGATTGTGGATGCACTGGAAGGGAAAACGACCATTGACTTTCCACTAGCACCTCCAGATTATCTTATTCTCATGGATGTCCGCTATGACTTTGATTTTATTGTAACTGAAAGAGTGAAAAGGACTCTGCGAAAAAAGATTGAAAAAAGGTTCAGAAACATTGCAGTAGAAAATGAAATATATGGGAATTTGAGAAAGATAGGTTCAGTTGAATATTTTAACTTTTAG
- a CDS encoding phosphoglycerate kinase, producing the protein MHKKTIRDVDVRGKRVLVRVDFNVPIDKNTLAVKDDTRIREALPTIKYLVEHGAKTILVSHLGRPKGKDQNLKMDNVAKKLEELLGKPVMKLDDTVGDSVKEAIVKMKEGDVCLLENVRFYSEEEKNDPEFSKKLAELADLYVNDAFGTAHRAHSSTAGVAQFLPAVAGFLIEKEVAVMGKALSNPEKPFIAVLGGAKVSDKIGVIENLLPKVNAILIGGAMAFTFLKARGYTVGKSLVEEDKLGVATEIMKKAEEKGVKLYLPVDVVVADKPDDTATVVKTVKVGEMPADLMGVDIGPETAKVFSGVIEGAKTVIWNGPMGVFEAKKFREGTRAIAEALSKVRGTTIVGGGDSASAIQKLGYADKVTHISTGGGASLEFLEGKELPGIAVLQNK; encoded by the coding sequence ATGCATAAAAAGACAATAAGGGACGTTGATGTAAGAGGAAAGCGTGTGCTGGTGCGTGTGGATTTCAATGTACCGATTGATAAGAACACTCTGGCTGTGAAAGATGACACGAGGATAAGGGAAGCATTGCCCACGATAAAGTATTTGGTTGAGCATGGTGCAAAGACAATTTTGGTTTCTCACCTTGGCAGGCCTAAAGGAAAAGACCAAAATCTCAAAATGGACAATGTGGCGAAGAAGCTGGAAGAGTTGCTTGGAAAACCAGTCATGAAACTTGATGACACAGTTGGCGATTCAGTCAAAGAGGCCATTGTCAAAATGAAGGAAGGTGATGTTTGTCTGCTTGAGAATGTGAGATTTTATTCTGAGGAAGAGAAAAATGATCCAGAGTTTTCAAAAAAGTTAGCAGAGCTTGCAGACCTCTATGTGAACGATGCTTTTGGCACTGCCCACAGGGCACATTCATCAACAGCAGGGGTTGCTCAGTTCCTACCTGCAGTTGCTGGTTTCTTGATTGAGAAAGAAGTGGCAGTGATGGGAAAAGCGCTCTCAAATCCTGAGAAGCCGTTTATTGCAGTGCTTGGTGGTGCAAAGGTTTCAGATAAGATTGGTGTTATAGAGAACCTGCTTCCTAAGGTGAATGCAATATTGATTGGTGGTGCGATGGCATTCACATTCCTGAAGGCAAGGGGCTACACAGTTGGCAAGTCCCTAGTTGAAGAGGACAAATTGGGAGTGGCGACAGAAATAATGAAAAAAGCTGAAGAAAAGGGTGTGAAACTCTATCTGCCAGTTGATGTGGTGGTTGCAGATAAGCCAGATGATACAGCAACAGTGGTTAAGACCGTAAAAGTGGGAGAGATGCCTGCGGACCTTATGGGTGTTGACATAGGGCCAGAGACAGCAAAGGTTTTCAGTGGAGTGATTGAGGGTGCAAAAACAGTAATCTGGAATGGCCCAATGGGTGTGTTCGAAGCAAAGAAATTCAGGGAAGGTACGAGAGCGATTGCAGAAGCCCTCTCAAAGGTGAGGGGCACAACCATTGTAGGTGGTGGAGACAGTGCCTCTGCGATTCAAAAACTCGGCTATGCAGACAAAGTGACCCATATCTCCACTGGTGGCGGTGCAAGCCTGGAATTCCTGGAGGGAAAAGAACTTCCTGGAATTGCAGTGCTCCAGAACAAATAA